From the Bacteroidota bacterium genome, the window CAGCCGCTGCGTCTTCTTCTCCAGTCCTGATCCGATAAACCTTTTCTACAGGCAATACAAAGATTTTTCCATCCCCAACTTCTCCGGTTCTACCTGCGTCCATAATTGCATGAACAGTGCGGTCGAGAAAGGGCTCAGAAACGCCTATTTCGAGGGCGACTTTTTCTGTCAGTTCTTTCTTTACTGTAGTGCCCCGGTAGGTTTCAACGGTTTCAGATTCACCGCCGTGTCCCTGGACCCGGTATACAGTGATACCGTGTACCTCGGCCTGGTATAGCGATTTTAGGATTGCACCCAGGTTTTCGGGGCGTACAATGGCTTTGATTAATTTCATGGCTTTTGGTGGTTTATAGCAGTGGGAGCTTAAGCGGGTACGCCGGCTTCAGCTTTTTCAATGGCGGGGATTTCTTCATCTAGCATCAAGATGGTGCCATCTCCTGACGAGTAAGCCTCCTCACCATGATAGATGATATCGAGCCCGATGCCTTCTTGTACTTTGGTTGCGCGAATATCAGTAATGAAGCTAAGCACTTTGAGAATGCCATACGTCAGTACGGCGCTGTAAACGAACACAGCAAGAATGGTCACAGCCTGAATAACAAATTGCTGTGGGTTACCAAAGAGGAGACCATCTGCGCTTCCGTTGATGGATGCATCCGCGAAGATGCCAACCAGCAGGGCGCCTGTCAGGCCGCCAACGCCGTGTGCGGCAAAAACGTCGAGTGAATCATCGAGGCGCGTTTTTGTACGCCAGTGGATCAGGAAAAAGCTGGGCACTGCTGCCAGCGCGCCGAGCAACAAGGCGTACATGGGGGAAACAAAACCGGCAGCCGGCGTGATTGCCACGAGGCCTACAACGACAGCTGTCGCAAGGCCAACAGCTGTAACTTTTTTGGATTTAAGCTGATCAAGAAACGCCCAGACAACAATGGTAGCGGTTGGTGCCAGCAATGTATTGACAAACGCCAGTGCAGCAAGGCCATCGGCTGCAAGTGCACTGCCGCCGTTAAACCCGAACCAGCCAAACCACAGCAAGCCGGCCCCTAAAAGCACAAAGGGTACATGGTGCGGAATGAGGGCTTGCCGGCCATAATCTTTTCTTTTACCCAGTACAAGTGCTGCTACGAGTGCTGCTGCGCCAGCATTAACATGTACAACTGCTCCGCCTGCAAAGTCGAGCGCGCCGAGGTCGCCGATCCAGCCGCCGCCCCATACCCAATGACAAACCGGAGCATAGACAATCACGCCCCATATGGCAATAAACGCTATATAAGCGTTAAACTTCATCCGGCCTATAATTGCGCCAGAGATCAGGGCTGCTGTTATGATGGCAAAAGTGCCCTGAAAGCCCATAAATAGCAAGTGGGGGATGGTACCATTTGCTTCTACACCGACGCCGTTCAGAAAGAGCATCGACAGATCACCCACAAAGGCATTGCCTTCTCCAAAAGCGAGTGAGTATCCGATGACAGCCCAGAGCACGCCGGCAACGCCCAGCGCGACAAAGCTCATCATCATTGTATTAAGCGAGTTTTTTGCACGAACAAGCCCGCCGTAAAAAAATGCAAGGGCGGGTGTCATTAAAAGCACAAGCGCGGTGGAAGTAAGCACCCAGGCTGTATCTGCCCCAGAGAGTGCTGTTTCAGCCTCCTGGGCAAACGCTGGTTTTGCAACCAGGATGGCTGCAATAGTTAAGAGTAATCGACGCATTGATTTGTTTAATAAGGTAGTAATGTTGGTGGATATAATATTTTAATAAAGATTGTGTCCAAAAACAAAAAAAGTAACGGAAGCGCTTTTTGTGTGTTTGAAAATTCAGGGCACAAAAAAAGCCGCCTGGAGGATTCCAGGCGGCTTTGAGGCAGCATGAGGAGGATAAAATGAAAGCTTACGCGGGTTCAAGCTGACCCACTTCGTTGGTAACAACGAGTCCCTGGGAGGGAATGAGGTATGCTTCAGAAGCGTGTTCACCCTGATCAAGCCCCATCCGTTCGTCGTACTCATCAGCGCGCAGTCCCATGAATGCTTTGATCGGGAGTGCCACAATGAGCGAAAACAACACGGTGAAGAGGCCAATGGCGCCTATGCCGACAAGCTGATACTGGAGCTGCTCCAGGCCGGCGAGCTGACCAAATATGCCGACGGCAAGCGTACCCCAAATGCCACACACAAGGTGCACGCTGATGGCGCCAACCGGGTCATCAATTTTGAGTTTGCTGTCGATGAATACAACCGCAAAGTACACAATGATACCTGCAACCAGGCCAATAAGCACAGCTTCATAGACCATCATCTGGTCTGCACCAGCCGTGATGCCGACGAGCCCCGCGAGGATACCGTTCAGTGCCATACTCAGGTCAGGCTTTTTGTCGAAAATCCAGGAGGTAATGCCTGCGGCAAATCCGCCTGCAGCAGCAGCCATTGAAGTGGTTACCAGCACAAGCGAGACTGCAGCGGCGTCTGCCGTGAGTACAGATCCGCCATTAAAGCCGAACCAGCCAAACCAAAGCAAGAAAACCCCGATTGCAGCGAGTGGCAAGTTACTGCCAGGAATTGCATTGACTGTCCCGTCTTTTGCGTATTTGCCAATCCGGGGCCCGAGCAAAAATGCCATGATGAGGGCCGCCCATCCACCAACAGAGTGTACAATGGTGGAGCCGGCAAAGTCGTAAAATCCAAGCTCATCCAACCAGCCTGCGCCCCATTTCCAGGAGCCCGTAATCGGATAGCTGAGGCCAACCAGAAACGTCACAAAAATGAGGAAGCTGGTAAGCTTTACGCGGCCTGCAACAGCACCTGATACAATGGTTGCTGCTGTAGCGGCAAACATGGCCTGAAAGAAGAAGTCCGTATACCAGGTATAGCCTTCATTGTATTCGGACGTCAAGTTGGAAGCAACGGCTGCTGCGTCTGACGGATCAACGGATATAAAGCCGGCAACAGCTCCGAAAGAGAGCCAGCCGTTAAAATCTCCGGGGTACATCACATTGAAACCAATCAATGCATAAGTGAGCAGCCCTATGCAAATAATCATTGTGTTTTTGAACAGGATGTTGACGGAGTTTTTTGACTGCGTCAGGCCTGATTCAAGCGATGCAAATCCGAGGTGCATAATAAATACAAGCGCACCTGCAAGCATAATCCACAAGTTATTGAGCGTCCATAAGACAAACTCGGCTGACAGGGCATCTGCCGCCTCTGTTGCGGGAACTGCTTCCTGGGCAAAGGCGCTGGTGGCACCCAGAAATCCAATTCCAATGAGCATAACGAGTGTTCGATACATAAGTACATTCGGGTTAGGTGGTCACTGATTTACGCAACATGTGATTTCTAGTATGTGCCTTCTTGTGGTGGAGAAACACATGAAATTAGGTGCGCCAATAATGTCAGCGGCCAAGTGAATTTTGAATTACAAAACCGAGTTGTGCTTATGATAAATTAGGTTTAAGTAGTTGTCAACCTAACTAAATTAGATAAAAGCCCTTTCAATATTAAAAACATTGTTAATATTGTGTTAATTGGCTTTGGTTATTCGTCAGAAAAGGGGTACCAGAACGAATTCGGCGATACCTAGGCCGAGAAAGGTGCCAATGGCATAACCAAGCGATCCGATGAGCACTGCAGGCAACACAAGATCATTCCTGCCTATGCTACGGGCGAGTGCAAGCGCAGAAGGGGCGCCGCCAATATTGGCCTGCGAAGCCACAGCGGCCAGTGCCGGGTCCAGTCTGAACAACCAGGCCCCTGCAAAAACAAATATGCCGTGTATCAGCACAACGATAGTTACGAGCAGAAGCAAGCTCATGCCGAGTGGCCCAATGGAACTGAGTGCAGCAAGATCGCAGAATGCACCAATGACAGCAAGAAACAGCGTGACGGCAAAGGAACCGATCACCTGCGCGCCATGAATACGCTGGACCGCTGGTATCTGCGCGATGATCAGCGCAATAATTGAAATGAGCACAATGGAGGGAATTTTCAGGCCGGCTGCACTAAACTGCGTTGCCATCAACTCTGAAATCCAA encodes:
- the amt gene encoding ammonium transporter — encoded protein: MSAEFVLWTLNNLWIMLAGALVFIMHLGFASLESGLTQSKNSVNILFKNTMIICIGLLTYALIGFNVMYPGDFNGWLSFGAVAGFISVDPSDAAAVASNLTSEYNEGYTWYTDFFFQAMFAATAATIVSGAVAGRVKLTSFLIFVTFLVGLSYPITGSWKWGAGWLDELGFYDFAGSTIVHSVGGWAALIMAFLLGPRIGKYAKDGTVNAIPGSNLPLAAIGVFLLWFGWFGFNGGSVLTADAAAVSLVLVTTSMAAAAGGFAAGITSWIFDKKPDLSMALNGILAGLVGITAGADQMMVYEAVLIGLVAGIIVYFAVVFIDSKLKIDDPVGAISVHLVCGIWGTLAVGIFGQLAGLEQLQYQLVGIGAIGLFTVLFSLIVALPIKAFMGLRADEYDERMGLDQGEHASEAYLIPSQGLVVTNEVGQLEPA
- a CDS encoding P-II family nitrogen regulator, with amino-acid sequence MKLIKAIVRPENLGAILKSLYQAEVHGITVYRVQGHGGESETVETYRGTTVKKELTEKVALEIGVSEPFLDRTVHAIMDAGRTGEVGDGKIFVLPVEKVYRIRTGEEDAAA
- a CDS encoding ammonium transporter translates to MRRLLLTIAAILVAKPAFAQEAETALSGADTAWVLTSTALVLLMTPALAFFYGGLVRAKNSLNTMMMSFVALGVAGVLWAVIGYSLAFGEGNAFVGDLSMLFLNGVGVEANGTIPHLLFMGFQGTFAIITAALISGAIIGRMKFNAYIAFIAIWGVIVYAPVCHWVWGGGWIGDLGALDFAGGAVVHVNAGAAALVAALVLGKRKDYGRQALIPHHVPFVLLGAGLLWFGWFGFNGGSALAADGLAALAFVNTLLAPTATIVVWAFLDQLKSKKVTAVGLATAVVVGLVAITPAAGFVSPMYALLLGALAAVPSFFLIHWRTKTRLDDSLDVFAAHGVGGLTGALLVGIFADASINGSADGLLFGNPQQFVIQAVTILAVFVYSAVLTYGILKVLSFITDIRATKVQEGIGLDIIYHGEEAYSSGDGTILMLDEEIPAIEKAEAGVPA